The genomic interval CGACTTGGTCATGCATACCGCTATCAATATCAATGATGACACTATGCTGATGGGGTCGGATATCATCGAGCAGTTCAGTGAGCTCCCGACAGAAGGGACGCGCAGTTACATTATGCTGGACACTGATTCTGCCGATGAAGCAAAAGAACTTTACGGCTCTTTGTCAGAAAACGCAAAAAAGATTGAGATGGAATTAGCTGAATCTTTCTTTGCTGAACAATTTGCTTCTTTTATCGATCAATTCGGTGTTTGTTGGATGATCATTTACGAAGGTGACAAGAGGATGGCTTAGTCTACATTATAAGGATTCTCGAAATTAATTTCGAGAATCCTTATAAATTAAATAGAAGTCTTATTCTTCTCTAAAAATTGCTTTTTACATAGCTCTCCACAGAAGCCCAGCCTTTTTCCATTATGTTCCACGGTGTTCTGGATCTTCGTTTTACTGCCGATGTGCATACCACAAACCGGATCGGTTTCTGATGATAATTCAACGTGGATTTCGCTCCCTACATTCAATGCCAATGAACGGGGTTCTTCAGCGCGATCGCTAATTACAGCTGTGTTGACCGATGTATAATAAACTTTACCGTCATCTGACCAGGCGACCAAGACACTCTCATTATCCAATTCCTGTATCACCGGATAGGAAGCATGGCTCTTTTCCTGGGTAACTTCCTTTTGGAAGATTCCATGATCATTGATTTTGTTTAAAACGATCTTACTGAACATCGAACCATCTTGTTGGTAATTTTTGTTAAAAGCCGCTACACGCGTACCGTCTGACACAAGACAGAGTTGCACAAAACGGCCGTCTACATCTAAGCAACGCTTTGCTGACATATGATTATTTTGGTCAAGCTCCGCATAAAAGACTCCATTCTGCTGAGAACCGGTATACC from Pedobacter indicus carries:
- a CDS encoding VOC family protein; amino-acid sequence: MAKVHAYLNFNGNCAEAFSFYEKVFKTENLGIHRYGDMPSEPGDPELPEGTGDLVMHTAININDDTMLMGSDIIEQFSELPTEGTRSYIMLDTDSADEAKELYGSLSENAKKIEMELAESFFAEQFASFIDQFGVCWMIIYEGDKRMA